A single genomic interval of Alteromonas sp. BL110 harbors:
- the carB gene encoding carbamoyl-phosphate synthase large subunit has product MPKRTDIKSILIIGAGPIVIGQACEFDYSGAQACKALREEGYRVILVNSNPATIMTDPEMADATYIEPIHWEVVRKIIEKERPDAILPTMGGQTALNCALELDKHGVLEEFGCELIGATADAIDKAENRERFDKAMKNIGLECPRAEIAHTMDEAHDVLSRIGFPCIIRPSFTMGGTGGGIAYNIDEFNEICHRGLDLSPTNELLIDESLLGWKEYEMEVVRDKADNCIIVCTIENFDPMGVHTGDSITVAPAQTLTDKEFQLMRNAAMAVLREIGVETGGSNVQFGVDPKTGRVVIIEMNPRVSRSSALASKATGFPIAKVAAKLAVGYTLDELANDITGGLTPASFEPSIDYVVTKIPRFNFEKFAGANDRLTTQMKSVGEVMAIGRNQQESLQKALRGLEVGATGLNPMVDLEDPESRNKVVYELRQPGAERIWYIGDAFRMGMTVEEVFNLTNIDRWYLVQLEDLILLEAKVAELGLPGIDADLMRALKRKGFSDARLAELTKVAESDIRETRRGFGISPVYKRVDTCAAEFSTSTAYMYSTYDEECEAAPTDKDKIMVLGGGPNRIGQGIEFDYCCVHAALSMREDGYETIMVNCNPETVSTDYDTSDRLYFEPVTLEDVLEIVAKEQPKGVIVQYGGQTPLKLARALEAAGVPVIGTSPEAIDRAEDRERFQQMVNKLNLKQPANATVTNVEQALNMAEEIGFPLVVRPSYVLGGRAMEIVYDIKDLKRYLNEAVKVSNDAPVLLDRFLDDAIEVDIDAICDGKEVVIGGIMEHIEQAGVHSGDSACSLPPHSLPKDIQDVMREQVKAMALELGVVGLMNTQFAIKDGEVYLIEVNPRAARTVPFVSKATGVPLAKVAARAMAGVSLAEQGVTEEVIPPFYSVKEVVLPFAKFQGVDPLLGPEMRSTGEVMGVGDTFEEAYAKANLGAGAPLPKQGKALISVRDTDKPRMIALAKALVEAGFSIEATRGTATELYDAGIMSTVVNKMSEGRPNIVDAIKNGEYAYLINTTEGRQAITDSVYIRREALVNKVTYTTTMNAAFATIRAKSADDRNKVASVQELHARLKH; this is encoded by the coding sequence GGGTGGACAAACTGCACTTAACTGTGCGCTTGAGCTAGATAAGCACGGCGTACTTGAAGAGTTCGGTTGTGAGCTTATCGGTGCAACGGCAGATGCTATCGATAAAGCAGAAAACCGCGAGCGCTTTGATAAAGCAATGAAAAACATCGGCCTTGAGTGTCCACGTGCGGAAATCGCGCACACCATGGACGAAGCGCACGATGTATTAAGCCGCATCGGCTTCCCTTGTATCATTCGCCCCTCTTTCACCATGGGTGGAACTGGCGGTGGTATCGCGTACAACATTGACGAGTTCAATGAAATTTGTCACCGCGGTCTTGACCTTTCTCCTACCAACGAGCTTCTTATCGACGAATCGTTGCTAGGCTGGAAAGAGTACGAAATGGAAGTGGTACGTGATAAAGCAGATAACTGCATCATCGTATGTACTATCGAAAACTTCGACCCAATGGGCGTGCATACCGGCGACTCAATCACAGTAGCCCCCGCACAAACCCTGACCGACAAAGAATTCCAGCTAATGCGTAATGCCGCTATGGCTGTACTGCGTGAGATTGGTGTTGAAACCGGTGGTTCAAACGTACAATTCGGTGTTGACCCGAAAACAGGTCGTGTAGTCATCATCGAAATGAACCCACGTGTGTCTCGTTCATCTGCGCTTGCTTCAAAAGCAACCGGTTTCCCAATTGCGAAAGTAGCCGCAAAACTTGCGGTAGGTTACACGTTAGATGAATTGGCGAACGACATTACAGGTGGCTTAACGCCAGCGTCGTTTGAACCTTCTATTGACTACGTAGTGACTAAGATCCCACGCTTCAACTTTGAAAAGTTTGCCGGTGCTAACGATCGCCTAACTACCCAAATGAAGTCGGTAGGTGAAGTGATGGCCATTGGCCGTAACCAGCAAGAGTCGCTTCAAAAAGCGCTACGTGGTCTAGAGGTAGGCGCGACAGGTCTAAATCCAATGGTTGACCTTGAAGACCCAGAATCACGTAATAAAGTGGTTTACGAGCTTCGCCAACCGGGTGCAGAGCGAATTTGGTACATTGGTGACGCATTCCGTATGGGCATGACGGTTGAAGAGGTATTCAACCTTACAAACATCGACCGCTGGTACCTCGTACAGCTTGAAGATCTTATTCTTCTTGAAGCAAAAGTAGCAGAGCTTGGTTTACCAGGTATTGATGCTGACTTAATGCGTGCGCTTAAGCGCAAAGGTTTTTCTGATGCGCGCCTTGCCGAGCTTACCAAAGTGGCAGAAAGCGACATTCGCGAAACCCGCCGCGGTTTCGGTATCTCTCCAGTCTACAAGCGTGTAGATACCTGTGCGGCAGAATTCTCTACCAGCACAGCCTACATGTACTCAACGTATGACGAAGAGTGTGAGGCAGCGCCCACTGACAAAGACAAGATCATGGTATTGGGCGGCGGTCCAAACCGTATTGGTCAAGGTATCGAATTCGATTACTGCTGCGTTCACGCAGCGCTTTCAATGCGTGAAGACGGTTACGAAACCATAATGGTTAACTGTAACCCTGAAACAGTTTCAACCGACTATGACACGTCAGATCGCTTGTACTTCGAGCCAGTAACACTGGAAGATGTACTTGAAATCGTCGCTAAAGAGCAGCCAAAAGGTGTTATCGTGCAGTACGGTGGCCAAACGCCACTTAAGCTGGCCCGCGCTCTAGAAGCAGCTGGCGTACCGGTAATCGGTACCTCACCAGAAGCTATTGACCGTGCTGAAGACCGTGAGCGCTTCCAGCAAATGGTGAACAAGCTTAACCTTAAGCAGCCTGCAAATGCTACGGTCACTAATGTCGAGCAAGCGCTAAACATGGCTGAAGAGATTGGCTTCCCGCTAGTGGTTCGTCCAAGCTACGTGCTTGGTGGTCGAGCGATGGAAATCGTGTATGACATCAAAGACCTTAAGCGTTACCTAAACGAAGCGGTTAAGGTGTCTAACGACGCGCCAGTACTGCTAGACCGCTTCCTAGACGACGCTATTGAAGTTGATATCGATGCTATCTGCGATGGCAAAGAGGTTGTAATTGGCGGCATCATGGAACACATCGAGCAGGCCGGGGTTCACTCAGGTGACTCAGCGTGTTCACTGCCTCCCCACTCGCTACCAAAAGACATTCAAGATGTTATGCGCGAGCAAGTTAAAGCCATGGCGCTTGAACTTGGTGTAGTTGGCCTAATGAATACGCAATTTGCGATTAAAGACGGTGAAGTGTACTTAATCGAGGTTAACCCTCGTGCAGCGCGTACCGTACCTTTTGTATCTAAAGCAACGGGCGTTCCACTTGCTAAAGTTGCTGCACGTGCGATGGCTGGTGTGAGCCTAGCCGAGCAGGGCGTAACAGAAGAAGTTATCCCACCTTTCTACTCAGTGAAAGAAGTCGTACTTCCTTTTGCTAAGTTTCAAGGTGTTGACCCACTACTAGGCCCAGAGATGCGTTCTACAGGGGAAGTAATGGGCGTTGGTGATACTTTTGAAGAGGCGTATGCAAAAGCTAACTTGGGTGCAGGAGCACCACTGCCTAAGCAAGGAAAAGCGCTTATTTCAGTACGTGATACCGACAAGCCTCGTATGATTGCGCTGGCAAAAGCGTTAGTAGAAGCTGGCTTTAGCATTGAAGCTACCCGCGGTACCGCTACTGAGCTTTACGATGCGGGCATTATGAGCACTGTAGTAAACAAGATGTCGGAAGGTCGTCCTAACATTGTTGATGCTATTAAGAACGGCGAATACGCTTATTTGATTAACACAACAGAAGGTCGTCAAGCCATCACAGATTCAGTATACATTCGTCGTGAAGCCTTGGTGAATAAGGTGACTTACACCACGACAATGAACGCTGCGTTTGCAACTATCCGTGCTAAGTCTGCCGATGACCGCAATAAAGTGGCATCAGTTCAAGAACTACACGCTAGACTCAAACACTAA